The window ATCATTGGTCTTATCCTCATAGTCACAGATCTCGTCCTCTCTAACCCTTTCTTACCTCTCTtcccttccttctctctctcttccttcttcaccGCATCCCCAATCGAGCTCGAAGAAGACGATGTCGAGCTTGAAGATGAAGACGGCGATAGAGACGATACCCTCGTTGAAGAAACCGTTGTCGTCGTGGTggtcctctgtttcttcagcCGTAAAAGCTCTTTCCACAGCACAGTGCACTTTGGTGGACGTGGAGAAGGGTCGTCGTCAAGAAACCAGCttcctctgttgttgttgttgttgttgttctcctGCTCCTTGGTGTGATGAACAACCTCATCTCTCACTACtttatgatcttcttcttcttcttcgacttcaacttttgttttcaaGTTGACGTTTTTAAGCTTCTCTGAATGCTTTACCTGCCAGAAAGGAAGTAACTTTCCTTCACAGAACAACTCGTCGGCGGTAAGCATCGTTTGGTTACTCGTTACGTTTTCAGACAGAAACTCAAAGTCTCCAGCTTTCACCAAGTTCgtcttgtctttttcttctttaccgaCAATGAGGTTCACAGGGTTGATACAGATGTAATCTCCGTCGCTATCTGATGATGACAAATCAGCTGAGAAGGAGATACGTGGTCCTGACGACGGTGGTGACGCCGTCTCAGTCATGAAAACCATCTTAGCTTCCGCCATTGTAGCCGTTTCCGCCGCTGATACCATAATGTTCGTACTACTATGTAACAAAAACGGAGCTAGTTATGAAGTGACAGACAAAATAACGTGTAAGCTAGAGCAAGTGgactttgagagagagagagagaaatgaagaTTTAGAATGTTAAGTTGAGGATaacatttatataaaagaaaaattcaaggacagagagagagagagagacaagtaaTGAGGTAAGACTACCACATGGACACGTTGAGATGGAGACAAATTCACAGAGAGCtgtaagaaggagaagaaggaagaaccTATAGAAGATGAAAGATTAGATGATGTGAACATGCATTTTGCAGATAATAAATATTACTCACATCGATCGGGAGCTGCATTTGGATTATTAAAAAAGACTAcgccatatatatattttgtttttcaatgaTTAAATCTGGTTAATTATTAAGAAATCATTTGAAAATTGTGTAGATTTGGATTTGAAAGATGGATCGAGGGAGGTTTGACTGAAGGTTAAGGAGGAAGCTAGAGTTGAACAGAACAGGGAACACATGTcctcacatgacctttcgtgtCTTTGCCATGTGATAACAAGTACAACTCTCTTGACATGAGATACTTCCCTGGCTAATAGTATCTTACCCATTGGGcatctcaaaaacaaaattaccatTGGGGTTACAGTAAATATGGAATCCTATCATTGGATCATTAATTACTTTAAAGTACAAAATTATTATGTCTTTATAATCATTAACTTGATGAgaatatatactttatgttcttttcaatatgaaattctttttaagtattttttatacacaatacaaaaaaattaaatatctattgtacattttattaatagaatatatttatttttttaaatgatactTAACAACTTTATTAGACTAAAAACTGCGCTTATGTTGACTTGATTAGAAAAATACAAGTACCAACATAATAACGTGGGTATATATATAACGAAGATAATATTGTTTCCCGAAACATCCCTGGGACTTTGTGTTCATCATTTTCAGATTAGCCAACTGTCGGATAAGACGAAATCATAGCTCctataatttgatttatttcacCTTCTActtatttatacaaatattaCAATCGTaatggttattattatttactaggTATAGGTATAGAGCCCCTCAATATCACGGGGaactcattttaataaaatatttattacaaaaattctttaattaaatttatttattaaactattgagatttttaaactatttaataaaaatttcaaaaacatacaattttttgaaaaattctttatattttatttgaaaaatatacttaaaaaaataatcttaccttcacatatgattaaataaataattatcaatgttGCACAGtacacacatcaaattaaacaaaattttaaaattaattgccATGAGATTACATTGCAGTCGTGTTATTTCGTTCGCTTTTATTCGTAACCTTTCATTCGTATCTTTTCAATTTAACCTTTTATCTGTGTCTTTtcgtaatattttttaatttctgaaaaattaaataaatacaatttacagtcgtgtcttctcttcttaatcttacagtcatatttttgtatattttatgaaccattacaacttgttctcttgttgtcaaatatgatatgtaaatgattatatttttaaatttctttctttttgttttgttttaaacgataaaattatgaatacattgtataagacactataaatttcttatataatcatataagaaattacaaatattaaaaatattaattgaggacCATTCTTAATATGACATAATGctttgtttaaattcatttaaagtaattatttttatcctttttagcataaatcaaacatatttctatttccaaaatcaatttttacttcataaaaaatgaatattaatattcaGTCAATTagtaagaaaattaccaatcctcgcaaatttgaatataactaaacagaaaattatcacatattttatttacttgaatcgaaattcagttatatattcatataaaaaaagagtatatCTATTTTCATAGAGACAatattgtaaatgaatatataatacaaacaactatcgttttatagatgaaacatgtttctatataaaacaacctatagtcattaaacattttggcaattatcatatattatatacatatatatatatatatagttaatccaaTATTGAATGTACTTACTACTTATTTTTTTCCGCCTAAGATGTTGGTTAATTATCCCGagtcacacataaataaatattagaggggaaaaataatagttaaaacttataacaataatatttaggtgtatgaTGTAGCATCACAATGTGCATGTCTAAGGAAGATGGTCGGCCAAGGACGATCGGGTTCATTGCTCTCACACGCTCCTCTTTTTGTTTGGCAGTCAGAATCCAGaactttttcaaacttttaaaatatttcatattcagtatattttgttgttaagatttgaatttgagtgtattatgactagaactaaatatacaaattcccTTAACCTATATAAAGTTGTAGATAAGTCTCTGTCGTCAAGATAGTTTATTGGACAATCATCTTAACCGTCAATTTTTCTGTTGATCACCGGTTTTCCATCTCCtaataaactgaatattcccaactgtagaaaatataatagaacgaattttaatattttatttttatttttactttgatatttcattatcagatatttttttaagaaatagaaatatagaaatccatattgttttctataatacaattagttttctaatcaaaaagcatggagtagacaaatatatacttgtgaccaaaaaaaaaaaaaccaaacatatacaAGCCAATATGCTCTCATTTTCTGAAAACCCAACTTGAACCACATTTTTTAACAGCTAAAAACCAAATTTCGGTTTGGATACATACCAATAGAATGATAACCCTCGATGATtacttaaacaaaaacaaaaaattatttaaatatattttagtattgtaGACACAaccataaatatcaaatttaccaaaaaattgcAACGATTCATAagataaatcaaaagttttaatggttcattaaataaacaaaatttgtcgTGGTGTAATTAAAAGGTTGAaacaattcattttaaatatattttagttatttaaaactaataaataataatttatgaatagTTTATCCAAGTAATGTgatcttaaatattaattataccaATATTGTAATGGTTCAATTAAACgactaaaatatatgttttaatatattaggattaataatttatgaagatatatacctagagactgaatataattaaatattacaacgatgaacaaaatatattaaactgcAGTAAATTTTTCACAGTGATGAAACgccatttctaacaaattctgttttaactaatacaaatatatataaaaaaattgaatacaatgatgggaagttatttatatata is drawn from Camelina sativa cultivar DH55 chromosome 8, Cs, whole genome shotgun sequence and contains these coding sequences:
- the LOC104706256 gene encoding uncharacterized protein LOC104706256, coding for MCSTNIMVSAAETATMAEAKMVFMTETASPPSSGPRISFSADLSSSDSDGDYICINPVNLIVGKEEKDKTNLVKAGDFEFLSENVTSNQTMLTADELFCEGKLLPFWQVKHSEKLKNVNLKTKVEVEEEEEDHKVVRDEVVHHTKEQENNNNNNNRGSWFLDDDPSPRPPKCTVLWKELLRLKKQRTTTTTTVSSTRVSSLSPSSSSSSTSSSSSSIGDAVKKEEREKEGKRGKKGLERTRSVTMRIRPMIHVPVCTPSKSSAPLPPLFPLRLHKNRVERRT